The sequence CTGCAACCGAATAACGCTTTTTTAGAAGAAGATATCGGACAACCTCTTTATGCAGTCACAGTATATCGTTCTGTTGATTGTACCAACTATTCTGAACGACAAAGACAAATTATTGCTTATGACCGAGAAAAAAGAGTCATTCGTCGATTTAATTATGGGGATACAGGTAGATTATATCGACCGATGAATGGTAGTAGTTCCGCACAAGTATTAGAATACGTTTGCAAACAAGTATCCCAATAAAATTATTATTAGAAAATAATCGGTTAGTTCAATCGATCTGTAGAGACGTAGCAATGCTACGTCTCTACTGGTAAAAAGGGATACATTGATAGAAAAATTCAAAAATACCTCTATCTGAAGAAGGATTTAAAATTATATATTTGCAAATTTTTGTTAGCTTTCTGCGCTTTCTAAGCTGAAAAGTGATATGTAGTAAATGCGGGTACTTGAGAAAGTAATAACTGACTTCACCCCCTCCCCTGGTATTCCCTTGGGTCACTAAATTATTTTATGATTAAATTTTGCCTCCTAGAGGCAAGATTCTCAGGCACGATATATCTTCGCGCTATGTAGAGTCTGATTTTAAGGGACTTTGCAAAGATTAGCTAGAAGATTCTTCGCGCCATTTTTTGTAAGTTGTATTAAAAAGAAGTCAAT is a genomic window of Oscillatoria salina IIICB1 containing:
- a CDS encoding surface-adhesin E family protein encodes the protein MKKFLQLLTISCLLSVAPAARAVEWVQVVVNQVGDKFFVDRDTLDPKGNGDIVWFWEHREFLQPNNAFLEEDIGQPLYAVTVYRSVDCTNYSERQRQIIAYDREKRVIRRFNYGDTGRLYRPMNGSSSAQVLEYVCKQVSQ